The Camelina sativa cultivar DH55 chromosome 14, Cs, whole genome shotgun sequence genome includes a window with the following:
- the LOC104739977 gene encoding probable phospholipid-transporting ATPase 11 isoform X1 → MTKCRGRRRLHLSNIYAFKGRKSSFQEDHSQIGGPGFSRVVYCNEPNSPAAERRNYAGNYVRSTKYTAASFIPKSLFEQFRRVANFYFLVIGALSLTSISPYSPVSSLLPLAFVIAVSMVKEAIEDWGRKKQDMEVNNRKVKVHDGNGIFRQEEWRNLKVGDIVRVDKDEFFPADLLLLSSSYEDSICYVETMNLDGETNLKVKQGLEATSSVLHEDSDFKELKSVVRCEDPNADLYTFVGTLHSEQQRLPLSIQQLLLRDSKLRNTEYVYGAVVFTGHDTKVIQNSTDPPSKRSRIERKMDKIIYVMFGVVFLMSFVGSIVFGVETREDRVKSGGRTERWYLRPDDADIFFDPDRAFMASVYHFFTAVMLYSNFIPISLYVSIEIVKVLQSVFINNDILMYYEENDKPAHARTSNLNEELGMVDTILSDKTGTLTCNSMEFIKCSIAGTAYGRGITEVERSMAMRSNGSTLVGDELDVVVDRSGPKIKGFNFEDERVMKGNWVKQRDAVVLQKFFRLLAVCHTAIPETDEATGAVSYEAESPDEAAFVVAAREFGFEFFSRTQNGISFRELDLASGKTVERVYRLLNVLEFNSARKRMSVIVRDEDGKLLLLSKGADNVMFERLAKNGRNFEEKTREHVNEYADAGLRTLILAYREVDENEYIEFSKNFNEAKNSVTADRESLIDEITERMERDLILLGATAVEDKLQNGVPDCIDKLAQAGIKIWVLTGDKMETAINIGFACSLLRQEMKQIIINLETPHIKALEKAGEKDAIEQASRESVVRQMEEGKALLTASSSSSSQEAFALIIDGKSLTYALEDDFKKKFLDLATGCASVICCRSSPKQKALVTRLVKSGTGKTTLAIGDGANDVGMLQEADIGVGISGVEGMQAVMSSDIAIAQFRYLERLLLVHGHWCYSRISSMICYFFYKNITFGVTVFLYEAYTSFSAQPAYNDWFLSLFNVFFSSLPVIALGVFDQDVSARYCYKFPLLYQEGVNNLLFSWKRIIGWMFNGVFTALAIFFLCKESLKHQLYNPNGKTVGREILGGTMYTCLVWIVNLQMALAISYFTWVQHIVIWGSVALWYIFLMIYGAMAPSFSTDAYKVFIEALAPAPSYWLTTLFVMFFALIPYFVFKSVQMRFFPGYHQMIQWIRYEGHSNDPEFVEMVRQRSIRPTTVGFTARRAASVRRSGRFHEQLNKNFIAF, encoded by the exons ATGACAAAGTGCCGTGGGAGAAGAAGATTACATCTAAGCAATATATACGCATTCAAAGGTCGTAAATCTAGTTTTCAAGAAGACCATTCTCAGATTGGAGGACCTGGTTTCTCACGCGTCGTTTACTGTAACGAACCTAACTCTCCGGCGGCTGAACGACGCAACTACGCCGGAAACTATGTCCGGTCTACTAAATACACCGCGGCTTCGTTCATACCCAAATCACTCTTCGAACAGTTCCGTCGCGTCGCTAATTTCTACTTCCTTGTCATCGGAGCCTTATCCTTGACTTCTATCTCTCCTTACAGCCCCGTTAGTTCTCTCTTACCTCTCGCCTTCGTCATCGCCGTTAGTATGGTTAAAGAAGCTATTGAAGATTGGGGTCGTAAGAAACAG GATATGGAAGTGAATAACCGGAAAGTGAAGGTTCACGACGGGAATGGAATATTCCGGCAAGAAGAGTGGAGGAATCTTAAAGTCGGAGACATAGTGAGAGTTGATAAAGACGAGTTTTTTCCGGCGGATCTTTTGCTTTTATCGTCGAGCTACGAAGATTCTATTTGTTACGTTGAGACGATGAACCTTGACGGAGAAACCAATCTGAAAGTGAAACAAGGCTTAGAAGCGACTTCATCTGTTTTACATGAAGATTCAGATTTCAAAGAGTTAAAAAGTGTTGTGAGATGTGAAGATCCAAATGCAGATCTCTATACCTTTGTTGGAACTTTACATTCGGAACAACAGAGATTACCATTGTCGAttcaacagcttcttcttcgtgaTTCTAAGCTTAGAAACACTGAGTATGTTTATGGTGCTGTTGTCTTCACTGGACATGACACAAAG GTGATTCAGAATTCAACTGATCCACCATCGAAGAGAAGCAGGATCGAGAGGAAGATGGACAAAATCATCTACGTGATGTTCGGTGTTGTGTTTTTGATGTCTTTTGTTGGTTCGATTGTTTTTGGTGTTGAGACAAGAGAAGATAGAGTCAAGTCTGGAGGAAGAACAGAGAGATGGTACTTAAGACCAGACGATGCTGATATCTTCTTTGATCCAGACAGAGCTTTTATGGCTTCGGTTTACCATTTCTTCACCGCGGTTATGCTCTACAGTAACTTCATTCCCATTTCGCTTTACGTCTCTATCGAAATCGTTAAAGTTCTCCAGAGCGTTTTCATCAATAATGACATTCTTATGTACTACGAGGAGAATGATAAACCTGCACACGCTAGGACATCTAATCTCAACGAAGAGCTTGGGATG GTTGATACGATTCTATCTGATAAAACCGGTACATTGACTTGTAATTCCATGGAGTTTATCAAATGTTCTATAGCGGGAACTGCGTATGGACGAGGTATAACTGAAGTTGAAAGATCCATGGCTATGAGAAGTAATGGTTCGACTTTGGTTGGTGATGAGTTGGATGTTGTGGTGGACCGGTCTGGTCCTAAGATCAAAGGGTTTAATTTCGAGGATGAGAGGGTTATGAAAGGGAATTGGGTTAAGCAGCGAGATGCAGTGGTTTTGCAGAAGTTTTTCAGGTTGTTAGCTGTTTGTCACACGGCTATACCTGAAACTGATGAAGCCACTGGGGCTGTCTCTTACGAAGCTGAGTCTCCTGATGAAGCTGCGTTTGTTGTTGCGGCTAGAGAGTTCGGGTTTGAGTTCTTTAGCAGGACGCAAAACGGGATTTCTTTCCGTGAATTGGATCTTGCATCAGGGAAAACAGTTGAaag GGTGTATCGGTTATTAAACGTTCTTGAGTTTAACAGTGCGAGGAAGAGAATGTCTGTTATTGTGCGCGATGAAGATGGGAAGCTTCTGTTACTGTCCAAAGGAGCTGACAA TGTAATGTTTGAAAGACTTGCAAAGAACGGGCGTAATTTCGAAGAGAAAACTCGAGAACATGTGAATGAATATGCAGATGCAGGGCTAAGGACATTGATACTTGCATACCGCGAGGTTGATGAGAATGAGTATATAGAATTCAGCAAGAACTTCAATGAAGCTAAGAACTCTGTGACAGCGGATCGTGAGAGTTTGATTGATGAAATCACAGAACGGATGGAGCGTGATTTAATTCTCCTCGGTGCTACTGCTGTTGAGGACAAACTTCAAAATGGG GTTCCGGATTGTATCGACAAGCTAGCTCAAGCAGGGATAAAGATTTGGGTTCTAACCGGAGACAAAATGGAGACTGCAATCAATATCGG ATTTGCTTGTAGTTTACTAAGACAAGAGATGAAGCAGATCATCATAAATCTTGAGACACCACATATCAAAGCATTGGAGAAAGCTGGAGAGAAAGATGCAATTGAACAG GCATCGAGAGAAAGCGTGGTGAGGCAAATGGAAGAAGGAAAAGCTCTACTCACAGCATCAAGCAGCTCGAGCTCTCAAGAGGCCTTTGCGTTGATCATTGATGGGAAGTCACTAACTTATGCCCTTGAAGATGATTTCAAGAAGAAGTTTCTTGATTTAGCCACAGGATGTGCCTCCGTTATTTGCTGCAGATCATCACCTAAACAAAAGGCATTG GTTACGCGGTTGGTCAAATCTGGAACCGGCAAGACAACTTTAGCTATTGGAGATGGAGCAAATGATGTTGGAATGCTTCAAGAAGCGGATATTGGTGTTGGAATCAGCGGTGTTGAAGGAATGCAAGCGGTTATGTCTAGCGATATAGCTATTGCTCAATTCCGTTACTTAGAGCGACTCTTGCTCGTCCATGGTCACTGGTGTTACAGCAGAATCTCATCAAtg ATTTGTTACTTCTTTTACAAGAATATAACTTTTGGTGTCACAGTGTTCTTATACGAAGCCTACACATCCTTCTCTGCTCAACCCGCATATAACGACTGGTTTTTATCGCTTTTCaacgtcttcttctcttctctcccaGTCATTGCTCTCGGAGTTTTCGATCAAGATGTCTCAGCTCGCTATTGTTACAAG TTCCCATTGCTATACCAAGAAGGAGTAAATAATCTTCTTTTCAGCTGGAAGAGAATCATCGGATGGATGTTCAACGGAGTCTTTACTGCGCTAGCCATTTTCTTCCTCTGCAAGGAATCTCTAAAGCACCAACTCTACAACCCTAATGGCAAAACTGTCGGCAGAGAAATCCTCGGCGGGACAATGTACACTTGCCTAGTCTGGATCGTCAATCTCCAAATGGCTTTAGCCATAAGCTACTTCACTTGGGTCCAACACATTGTAATATGGGGCTCAGTTGCTTTGTGGTACATCTTCCTCATGATCTATGGAGCCATGGCTCCTAGCTTCTCCACAGATGCTTATAAAGTCTTCATCGAAGCCCTAGCTCCAGCTCCATCATACTGGCTCACCACTCTCTTCGTGATGTTCTTCGCTTTGATCCCTTACTTCGTCTTCAAGTCAGTTCAAATGAGATTCTTCCCGGGATACCATCAGATGATTCAGTGGATTCGGTACGAAGGTCATTCTAATGATCCCGAGTTTGTGGAAATGGTTAGACAGAGATCGATTCGGCCCACGACTGTTGGTTTCACGGCGAGAAGAGCCGCAAGTGTACGGCGGTCCGGTAGGTTTCATGAACAGCTAAACAAGAATTTTATCGCTTTCTGA
- the LOC104739977 gene encoding probable phospholipid-transporting ATPase 11 isoform X2 produces MTKCRGRRRLHLSNIYAFKGRKSSFQEDHSQIGGPGFSRVVYCNEPNSPAAERRNYAGNYVRSTKYTAASFIPKSLFEQFRRVANFYFLVIGALSLTSISPYSPVSSLLPLAFVIAVSMVKEAIEDWGRKKQDMEVNNRKVKVHDGNGIFRQEEWRNLKVGDIVRVDKDEFFPADLLLLSSSYEDSICYVETMNLDGETNLKVKQGLEATSSVLHEDSDFKELKSVVRCEDPNADLYTFVGTLHSEQQRLPLSIQQLLLRDSKLRNTEYVYGAVVFTGHDTKVIQNSTDPPSKRSRIERKMDKIIYVMFGVVFLMSFVGSIVFGVETREDRVKSGGRTERWYLRPDDADIFFDPDRAFMASVYHFFTAVMLYSNFIPISLYVSIEIVKVLQSVFINNDILMYYEENDKPAHARTSNLNEELGMVDTILSDKTGTLTCNSMEFIKCSIAGTAYGRGITEVERSMAMRSNGSTLVGDELDVVVDRSGPKIKGFNFEDERVMKGNWVKQRDAVVLQKFFRLLAVCHTAIPETDEATGAVSYEAESPDEAAFVVAAREFGFEFFSRTQNGISFRELDLASGKTVERVYRLLNVLEFNSARKRMSVIVRDEDGKLLLLSKGADNVMFERLAKNGRNFEEKTREHVNEYADAGLRTLILAYREVDENEYIEFSKNFNEAKNSVTADRESLIDEITERMERDLILLGATAVEDKLQNGVPDCIDKLAQAGIKIWVLTGDKMETAINIGFACSLLRQEMKQIIINLETPHIKALEKAGEKDAIEQASRESVVRQMEEGKALLTASSSSSSQEAFALIIDGKSLTYALEDDFKKKFLDLATGCASVICCRSSPKQKALVTRLVKSGTGKTTLAIGDGANDVGMLQEADIGVGISGVEGMQAVMSSDIAIAQFRYLERLLLVHGHWCYSRISSMICYFFYKNITFGVTVFLYEAYTSFSAQPAYNDWFLSLFNVFFSSLPVIALGVFDQDVSARYCYKFPLLYQEGVNNLLFSWKRIIGWMFNGVFTALAIFFLCKESLKHQLYNPNGKTVGREILGGTMYTCLVWIVNLQMALAISYFTWVQHIVIWGSVALWYIFLMIYGAMAPSFSTDAYKVFIEALAPAPSYWLTTLFVMFFALIPYFVFKSVQMRFFPGYHQMIQWIRYEGHSNDPEFVEMVRQRSIRPTTVGFTARRAASVRRSGRFHEQLNKNFIAF; encoded by the exons ATGACAAAGTGCCGTGGGAGAAGAAGATTACATCTAAGCAATATATACGCATTCAAAGGTCGTAAATCTAGTTTTCAAGAAGACCATTCTCAGATTGGAGGACCTGGTTTCTCACGCGTCGTTTACTGTAACGAACCTAACTCTCCGGCGGCTGAACGACGCAACTACGCCGGAAACTATGTCCGGTCTACTAAATACACCGCGGCTTCGTTCATACCCAAATCACTCTTCGAACAGTTCCGTCGCGTCGCTAATTTCTACTTCCTTGTCATCGGAGCCTTATCCTTGACTTCTATCTCTCCTTACAGCCCCGTTAGTTCTCTCTTACCTCTCGCCTTCGTCATCGCCGTTAGTATGGTTAAAGAAGCTATTGAAGATTGGGGTCGTAAGAAACAG GATATGGAAGTGAATAACCGGAAAGTGAAGGTTCACGACGGGAATGGAATATTCCGGCAAGAAGAGTGGAGGAATCTTAAAGTCGGAGACATAGTGAGAGTTGATAAAGACGAGTTTTTTCCGGCGGATCTTTTGCTTTTATCGTCGAGCTACGAAGATTCTATTTGTTACGTTGAGACGATGAACCTTGACGGAGAAACCAATCTGAAAGTGAAACAAGGCTTAGAAGCGACTTCATCTGTTTTACATGAAGATTCAGATTTCAAAGAGTTAAAAAGTGTTGTGAGATGTGAAGATCCAAATGCAGATCTCTATACCTTTGTTGGAACTTTACATTCGGAACAACAGAGATTACCATTGTCGAttcaacagcttcttcttcgtgaTTCTAAGCTTAGAAACACTGAGTATGTTTATGGTGCTGTTGTCTTCACTGGACATGACACAAAG GTGATTCAGAATTCAACTGATCCACCATCGAAGAGAAGCAGGATCGAGAGGAAGATGGACAAAATCATCTACGTGATGTTCGGTGTTGTGTTTTTGATGTCTTTTGTTGGTTCGATTGTTTTTGGTGTTGAGACAAGAGAAGATAGAGTCAAGTCTGGAGGAAGAACAGAGAGATGGTACTTAAGACCAGACGATGCTGATATCTTCTTTGATCCAGACAGAGCTTTTATGGCTTCGGTTTACCATTTCTTCACCGCGGTTATGCTCTACAGTAACTTCATTCCCATTTCGCTTTACGTCTCTATCGAAATCGTTAAAGTTCTCCAGAGCGTTTTCATCAATAATGACATTCTTATGTACTACGAGGAGAATGATAAACCTGCACACGCTAGGACATCTAATCTCAACGAAGAGCTTGGGATGGTTGATACGATTCTATCTGATAAAACCGGTACATTGACTTGTAACTCCATGGAGTTTATCAAATGTTCTATAGCGGGAACTGCGTATGGACGTGGTATAACTGAAGTTGAAAGATCCATGGCTATGAGAAGTAATGGTTCGACTTTGGTTGGTGATGAGTTGGATGTTGTGGTGGACCGGTCTGGTCCTAAGATCAAAGGGTTTAATTTCGAGGATGAGAGGGTTATGAAAGGGAATTGGGTTAAGCAGCGAGATGCAGTGGTTTTGCAGAAGTTTTTCAGGTTGTTAGCTGTTTGTCACACGGCTATACCTGAAACTGATGAAGCCACTGGGGCTGTCTCTTACGAAGCTGAGTCTCCTGATGAAGCTGCGTTTGTTGTTGCGGCTAGAGAGTTCGGGTTTGAGTTCTTTAGCAGGACGCAAAAC GGGATTTCTTTCCGTGAATTGGATCTTGCATCAGGGAAAACAGTTGAaag GGTGTATCGGTTATTAAACGTTCTTGAGTTTAACAGTGCGAGGAAGAGAATGTCTGTTATTGTGCGCGATGAAGATGGGAAGCTTCTGTTACTGTCCAAAGGAGCTGACAA TGTAATGTTTGAAAGACTTGCAAAGAACGGGCGTAATTTCGAAGAGAAAACTCGAGAACATGTGAATGAATATGCAGATGCAGGGCTAAGGACATTGATACTTGCATACCGCGAGGTTGATGAGAATGAGTATATAGAATTCAGCAAGAACTTCAATGAAGCTAAGAACTCTGTGACAGCGGATCGTGAGAGTTTGATTGATGAAATCACAGAACGGATGGAGCGTGATTTAATTCTCCTCGGTGCTACTGCTGTTGAGGACAAACTTCAAAATGGG GTTCCGGATTGTATCGACAAGCTAGCTCAAGCAGGGATAAAGATTTGGGTTCTAACCGGAGACAAAATGGAGACTGCAATCAATATCGG ATTTGCTTGTAGTTTACTAAGACAAGAGATGAAGCAGATCATCATAAATCTTGAGACACCACATATCAAAGCATTGGAGAAAGCTGGAGAGAAAGATGCAATTGAACAG GCATCGAGAGAAAGCGTGGTGAGGCAAATGGAAGAAGGAAAAGCTCTACTCACAGCATCAAGCAGCTCGAGCTCTCAAGAGGCCTTTGCGTTGATCATTGATGGGAAGTCACTAACTTATGCCCTTGAAGATGATTTCAAGAAGAAGTTTCTTGATTTAGCCACAGGATGTGCCTCCGTTATTTGCTGCAGATCATCACCTAAACAAAAGGCATTG GTTACGCGGTTGGTCAAATCTGGAACCGGCAAGACAACTTTAGCTATTGGAGATGGAGCAAATGATGTTGGAATGCTTCAAGAAGCGGATATTGGTGTTGGAATCAGCGGTGTTGAAGGAATGCAAGCGGTTATGTCTAGCGATATAGCTATTGCTCAATTCCGTTACTTAGAGCGACTCTTGCTCGTCCATGGTCACTGGTGTTACAGCAGAATCTCATCAAtg ATTTGTTACTTCTTTTACAAGAATATAACTTTTGGTGTCACAGTGTTCTTATACGAAGCCTACACATCCTTCTCTGCTCAACCCGCATATAACGACTGGTTTTTATCGCTTTTCaacgtcttcttctcttctctcccaGTCATTGCTCTCGGAGTTTTCGATCAAGATGTCTCAGCTCGCTATTGTTACAAG TTCCCATTGCTATACCAAGAAGGAGTAAATAATCTTCTTTTCAGCTGGAAGAGAATCATCGGATGGATGTTCAACGGAGTCTTTACTGCGCTAGCCATTTTCTTCCTCTGCAAGGAATCTCTAAAGCACCAACTCTACAACCCTAATGGCAAAACTGTCGGCAGAGAAATCCTCGGCGGGACAATGTACACTTGCCTAGTCTGGATCGTCAATCTCCAAATGGCTTTAGCCATAAGCTACTTCACTTGGGTCCAACACATTGTAATATGGGGCTCAGTTGCTTTGTGGTACATCTTCCTCATGATCTATGGAGCCATGGCTCCTAGCTTCTCCACAGATGCTTATAAAGTCTTCATCGAAGCCCTAGCTCCAGCTCCATCATACTGGCTCACCACTCTCTTCGTGATGTTCTTCGCTTTGATCCCTTACTTCGTCTTCAAGTCAGTTCAAATGAGATTCTTCCCGGGATACCATCAGATGATTCAGTGGATTCGGTACGAAGGTCATTCTAATGATCCCGAGTTTGTGGAAATGGTTAGACAGAGATCGATTCGGCCCACGACTGTTGGTTTCACGGCGAGAAGAGCCGCAAGTGTACGGCGGTCCGGTAGGTTTCATGAACAGCTAAACAAGAATTTTATCGCTTTCTGA